A single Oncorhynchus mykiss isolate Arlee chromosome 22, USDA_OmykA_1.1, whole genome shotgun sequence DNA region contains:
- the LOC110501888 gene encoding SH3 domain-binding protein 4 isoform X2 gives MAAHRIRATNNNIALPRCKSEGTLIDLSDGVSESNCLTDVKVPSPSALRLDATASFGTAREVVAIKDYCPSSFTTLRFSKGEHLFVLDTSGGEWWYAHNSTEMGYIPATYVQPINYRDSSFSDSGMIDSLGDCSVEEGAKELDLLGDWTGVMLKPTAPQNGNPFAPHHQHLSRSSTNPFLNGALQGSLDQNSNENSKSVDLLLFDNLASSVPPNSTSSSININGFGSGIFDLKPISPSLGVGQMLRRDNPFFRSKRSYSLSELSILQAQNDVPQASSGFFGGLKAPAPEQFQSREDFRAAWLNHRKLARSCHDLDSLGQNPGWGQTQPVETNIVCRLDSSGGAVQLPDTSISIHIPEGHVAPGDSQQISMKALLDPPLELNNDRTTTVSPVVEIKLGNMETKTTVTLEMTVSVMVKNESRQTTKVICVRSDCKEGPYTPIPQAYMYGDNIQVCLDNLEPCMYVSVVAQAQSVAPETTVWDNVVKKVTLGVYGPKHIHPSFKAVVAIFGHDCAPKTLLVSEVGKQAHATPPVALQLWGKHQFVLARPQDLRVGVYSNMANYEVKASEQARVVRGFQVKLGKVSRIVYVIASRTADDVSDFTLRVQVKDDQDCILAQFCVQTPTPPPKTGPQTSVQRRFLKKKELGKIVLSPLAITTKYPVFHDRRIRNLKFGKLIKTVIRQTKNQYLLEYKKGDYFALLSEEKIKLKGQLWTKEWYICYYQGRTGLVHAKNVLLVGKVKPIYFSGAELTTTLLLDQILKPCKFLTYIYASVRTILMENVGSWRAFADALGYVNLPLSHFCRAELDSEPERVASVLEKLKEDCNNTEGKERKSFQKELMTCVCFSPLSTSSCLRLWSSGLILLRVQSISAVWASTSKELWRAAEYFGVVQPPPSLSCKSH, from the exons ATGGCCGCCCATCGAATCAGAGCGACAAACAACAACATCGCACTGCCGCGCTGCAAGTCAGAGGGGACACTCATTGACCTCAGTGATGGAGTGTCTGAATCCAACTGTCTCACAGATGTCAAAG TGCCTTCTCCCAGTGCCTTAAGACTGGACGCCACTGCCTCCTTCGGCACTGCCAGGGAAGTCGTTGCTATTAAGGATTACTGTCCCTCCAGCTTCACCACCCTCAGGTTCTCCAAGGGAGAACATCTCTTTGTGCTGGACACATCGGGTGGAGAGTGGTGGTACGCCCACAACAGCACTGAGATGGGTTACATCCCTGCGACATACGTCCAGCCCATCAACTACCGGGACTCCTCCTTCAGTGACAGCGGTATGATCGACAGCCTAGGAGACTGCTCTGTTGAGGAGGGAGCCAAGGAGCTGGACCTCCTTGGAGATTGGACCGGGGTGATGCTGAAACCTACTGCCCCCCAAAACGGGAACCCCTTTGCCCCCCATCACCAGCACCTTAGCCGTAGCTCCACTAACCCTTTCCTCAACGGGGCCCTTCAAGGTTCTTTGGATCAGAACAGTAATGAGAACAGTAAGTCAGTGGACCTTCTTCTTTTTGACAACCTAGCCTCCTCTGTCCCACCAAACTCTACCAGCAGTAGCATCAACATCAACGGCTTTGGCAGTGGCATTTTCGATCTGAAACCCATCAGCCCCAGTTTGGGAGTGGGCCAAATGTTACGCAGGGACAACCCATTCTTCAGGAGCAAGCGATCCTACAGTCTCTCAGAACTTTCAATCCTGCAAGCTCAAAATGACGTCCCTCAGGCATCCTCAGGTTTTTTTGGAGGCCTGAAAGCCCCTGCACCTGAACAGTTCCAGAGCAGAGAGGACTTCCGGGCGGCGTGGCTCAATCACCGCAAGCTAGCCAGGTCCTGCCATGACCTGGACTCCTTGGGTCAGAACCCAGGCTGGGGACAAACACAGCCAGTGGAGACCAACATTGTGTGCCGTTTAGACAGTTCTGGAGGAGCTGTCCAGCTTCCAGACACCAGCATCAGCATCCACATCCCAGAGGGCCACGTGGCCCCTGGAGACTCCCAGCAGATCTCCATGAAGGCCCTGCTGGACCCACCGCTGGAGCTCAACAATGACCGAACAACGACCGTAAGCCCTGTGGTGGAGATCAAGCTCGGTAACATGGAGACCAAAACCACAGTCACCCTTGAGATGACGGTGTCCGTTATGGTGAAGAACGAGAGCAGGCAGACGACAAAGGTCATATGTGTGAGGAGTGACTGCAAGGAGGGGCCCTACACACCAATCCCCCAAGCCTATATGTATGGGGACAACATCCAGGTCTGTCTGGATAACCTTGAGCCGTGCATGTATGTGTCTGTTGTGGCCCAGGCCCAGTCAGTTGCTCCAGAAACCACTGTTTGGGACAACGTGGTGAAGAAGGTCACGCTCGGTGTCTATGGTCCCAAGCACATTCACCCATCCTTTAAGGCTGTGGTGGCCATCTTTGGCCATGACTGTGCCCCAAAAACATTACTGGTGAGTGAAGTAGGGAAGCAGGCCCATGCCACCCCTCCAGTGGCTCTTCAGCTCTGGGGGAAGCACCAGTTTGTCCTGGCAAGGCCCCAGGACCTTCGGGTTGGTGTTTACTCCAACATGGCCAACTATGAGGTAAAGGCCAGTGAGCAGGCCAGGGTGGTTAGGGGTTTCCAGGTCAAACTGGGAAAGGTTAGCCGGATAGTCTATGTGATCGCCTCACGCACTGCTGATGATGTCTCAGATTTCACATTACGTGTCCAGGTCAAGGATGACCAAGACTGTATTCTCGCCCAGTTTTGTGTTCAAACTCCAACACCTCCACCCAAGACCGGTCCACAAACATCTGTGCAGAGGCGCTTCCTGAAGAAGAAGGAACTAGGGAAAATTGTCTTGTCCCCTCTGGCCATCACTACCAAATACCCTGTGTTCCATGACCGACGAATCCGCAACCTGAAGTTTGGCAAGTTGATCAAAACAGTCATCCGTCAGACCAAGAACCAATACTTACTGGAGTACAAAAAGGGGGATTACTTTGCCCTTCTGAGCGAAGAGAAAATCAAATTGAAGGGACAGTTGTGGACTAAGGAATGGTACATCTGTTACTATCAGGGTAGAACAGGGCTTGTACATGCAAAAAATGTTCTGTTGGTGGGCAAAGTAAAACCCATTTACTTCAGCGGTGCTGAACTAACCACTACACTCTTACTGGATCAGATCCTGAAGCCCTGCAAGTTCCTGACGTACATCTATGCCTCTGTGAGGACTATACTGATGGAGAACGTAGGAAGCTGGAGGGCGTTTGCCGATGCCCTGGGTTACGTTAACCTACCGCTCTCACACTTCTGCCGTGCAGAGCTGGACAGCGAGCCTGAGAGGGTGGCGTCTGTTCTGGAGAAGCTGAAAGAGGACTGCAATAATACAGAGGGCAAGGAGAGGAAATCCTTCCAGAAGGAACTCATGACA TGTGTATGCTTCAGCCCCTTATCTACTTCCAGCTGCTTGAGGCTATGGTCCAGTGGGCTAATCCTGTTGAGAGTGCAGTCAATAAGTGCTGTGTGGGCATCGACATCTAAGGAGTTGTGGAGAGCAGCAGAATATTTTGGCGTAGTCCAACCCCCACCGTCTCTTTCTTGTAAATCACATTGA